CTCGTTTTGATGGGGCATGAAAACATTGAAATATGGAAGAGAAAGCTTGACTGGATAGTGGAGCGTGGAGGTATGGCATTGATTAATACGCATCCTGATTACATGTGTTTTGATGGGAGTCCTTCAATAGAAGAGTATCAGGCTGAGCGGTATGAAGAGTTTTTGCAGTATGTAATTGATCGATACGATGGAATGTTTTGGCATGCTTTGCCTTGTGATGTTGCAAGGTTTGTCAAAGGCATGCTGCAGGAATCCCAGAGTTTAACTGGAAATTACATTAAGACAAGGAGATCCAAATGAGAGTCTGTATGGTGGCATACACATTTTATGAAGGAGATAACAGAGTGAGGCGCTATGCTGAAACATTGGTTAGGAGAGGGTATACTGTGGATGCCATTGTGTTACGTCAAAATGGGAGTAAGCCTCTTCTTAATGTATCTGGTGTTAATGTATATAAAATTCAAAAAAGAAGTATTGATGAGAAAAGAAAGGTTGATTATCTGTTAAAACTGTTACTTTTTTTATTTAAATCTGCGTTCACTCTAAGCAGATTACATCTAAAAAAACGATACGATCTGGTACATGTTCATTCCGTACCGGATTTTGAAGTATTTGCTGCGCTTATACCAAAGCTTACCGGAGCCAAAGTCATTCTTGATATTCATGATATCGTTCCTGAGCTTTTTGCATCCAAGTTTAAAGCCAGTTATGATTCAATGGTTTTTAAATCACTGGTTTTGATGGAAAAGCTGAGTATGTTGTTTTCTGATCATGTGATTGTAGCCAATCATATATGGTATAAAAGATTGATTGAGCGTTCGGTACCGGCAAAAAAATGTACTGTCGTAATGAATCATCCCGACCCCTACATTTTTGTTCAAGGCAAAAAACAGTGTCAAAAACCAAATACTGAAAAAAAATTCACAATGATGTATCCTGGTACGTTAAGCATTCATCAGGGGCTTGAGACAGCAATCAGAGCAGTGGATTTGTTAAGAGATACAATACCCCAACTTCAGTTTCAAATTTATGGTAAGGGAACTGATGAGCAGTATTTTCGTGATTTGATAGGTGAGTTAAATCTTGAAAACAGGGTCTTTATAAATGAAGTTGTTGCGATAGAGAAGTTGCCCCAGGTCATAAGCGGGGCTGATATTGGGGTTGAGCCAAAATTAAAGAGAAGCTTTGGTAATGAAGCTTTTTCGACTAAGATACTGGAATTTATGTTGATGGGTATTCCTGTAATAGCAAGTGATACGTTGGTTCATACACATTACTTTACACAAAATCAGATACTCTTTTTCAGATCTGAGGATCACAGGGATTTAGCAGATAGAATTCTCACGTTAAAAAGGAACAGGAATCTAAGAGGAAAAATGATAGAAAACTCACTTAATTATATGAAAAACAATAATTGGGAAACACGTAAACATATCTATCATTCTCTGGTGGATACAGTTGTAAAAGAGGGAGTATGAAAAGTAGAGATGATAAAGTATCAATAGCCATGTGGATTCCACTTTTGTGGATGTTAAGATGTGGATCCAGAAGTCTTACCTATTGGTTGGATCCGGATATGGCGATGCAAATAGAGCAGGATTTTTTAACTGGTAATCCCATAGACAGACAGTTTTTTTTGGCTCTTGAATTTTTGGGAATATCGATATTGGTATGGCGAAGATTTAAGTTTTTTTCTTTCGTTAAAAGTAACTATTTAATCATTATACTGTACATGTTTATGGGTATTAGTCTGTTATGGTCACAGTTCCCTGATGTGGTATTGAGGCGTTGGGTTAGAACTTTGGGTGACTTAATTATGGTAATGGTAGTGTTAAGCGAGACTAATGTAACAGCTTCAATATATTGGTTATTTAGAAGATTCGCTTTTCTACTTGTACCAATTTCAGTTCTATTTGTAAAATATTATCGTCATATGGGTGTTACCTATGATTTTACCGGGCAATACGAAATGTGGGTAGGTGTGACTACACACAAAAATAGTTTAGGACAAGTAGTTACTCTTGCTGCCCTGTTCTTTATCTGGTCTTTTATTCGAAAGAAATGGAGTGTATTGGATATCCCTATATTGATTAGTGCGTTTTGGCTTTTATCTGGTTCCAACACTTCAAAGAGTACCACTTCCATTATAGTGTTTCTTATTGGGATTACACTAATGTTCACTTTAAACAGACTTAAAAGCATAAAGATGATTGGTATAACAGCGATATCGGTTGTACTACTATTATTTGTATTTCAGGTTGTGCTGGAAGTATTCTATGATAATTCAATTTATGAGTTTGTTGTTACCACAGCAGACAGGGATGAAACACTGACGGGAAGAACTGAACTGTGGGCAGAGGTTATTAACCTGGGAATGGAGCATGCATTGTTTGGTGCCGGGCTTGGTACTTTTTGGATGGGAGATTTAACCAATAATTTATGGGAAATATTCCCTTGGGAACCAGGACAGGCACATAATGGGTATATTGATCTGTTTGTTGAACTTGGGTTAATAGGGTTGATCCTTGTAGCGTTAATTGTTATAGCAGGGATTAAGAGTTCTTTGTGGGAAATATCCAAAGGAAGTGAATTAGGGAAATTTCGATTAATTTGGATTGTACTGATTCTTATTTACAATATAAGTGAAAGTACTCTGGCAAAACCAACAGCGCTTCTATGGTTTGTGTTTCTTTTATTTACGGTTCATGATCCTGAGCCAAGAAGACCTCTTGAGGTTGAATTACCGTTGTTTAATGATAAAAAAGAAGATGAGTTGGAAATTGGCAGTGATGAAGAGCTTAGAGTTAGTTAGTGGGTTAATAAATAAATAAATGGTTGCTTTATAAAACAATGCGCGTGGATATACAAAAGTACTAAGGCATAACATTTGCAAAAAATCTCATTAAAAACTATTAGAAAGCAGAGGGGTTTGTGATGATTAACAAAAAAAAGCTTCAGTATGTACTTATAACTCCTGCGCGTAATGAAGCACAGTATATTGAACAGACAATAAAATCAATGATTTCTCAGAACACGCTTCCAAAAAAGTGGGTAATTGTAAGTGATGGTTCAACAGATGGAACCGACGAAATAGTAAAAAAATATGCTTCTGCTCATAACTGGATTGAGCTTGAGAGGATGCCTGAGCACAGGGACAGGCAATTTGCTGCAAAGGTTCATTCTTTCAATGCCGGGCTCAAGAGACTAGAAGGTTTAAAGTACGATATCA
This window of the Chitinispirillales bacterium ANBcel5 genome carries:
- a CDS encoding glycosyltransferase family 4 protein, whose protein sequence is MRVCMVAYTFYEGDNRVRRYAETLVRRGYTVDAIVLRQNGSKPLLNVSGVNVYKIQKRSIDEKRKVDYLLKLLLFLFKSAFTLSRLHLKKRYDLVHVHSVPDFEVFAALIPKLTGAKVILDIHDIVPELFASKFKASYDSMVFKSLVLMEKLSMLFSDHVIVANHIWYKRLIERSVPAKKCTVVMNHPDPYIFVQGKKQCQKPNTEKKFTMMYPGTLSIHQGLETAIRAVDLLRDTIPQLQFQIYGKGTDEQYFRDLIGELNLENRVFINEVVAIEKLPQVISGADIGVEPKLKRSFGNEAFSTKILEFMLMGIPVIASDTLVHTHYFTQNQILFFRSEDHRDLADRILTLKRNRNLRGKMIENSLNYMKNNNWETRKHIYHSLVDTVVKEGV
- a CDS encoding O-antigen ligase family protein, yielding MKSRDDKVSIAMWIPLLWMLRCGSRSLTYWLDPDMAMQIEQDFLTGNPIDRQFFLALEFLGISILVWRRFKFFSFVKSNYLIIILYMFMGISLLWSQFPDVVLRRWVRTLGDLIMVMVVLSETNVTASIYWLFRRFAFLLVPISVLFVKYYRHMGVTYDFTGQYEMWVGVTTHKNSLGQVVTLAALFFIWSFIRKKWSVLDIPILISAFWLLSGSNTSKSTTSIIVFLIGITLMFTLNRLKSIKMIGITAISVVLLLFVFQVVLEVFYDNSIYEFVVTTADRDETLTGRTELWAEVINLGMEHALFGAGLGTFWMGDLTNNLWEIFPWEPGQAHNGYIDLFVELGLIGLILVALIVIAGIKSSLWEISKGSELGKFRLIWIVLILIYNISESTLAKPTALLWFVFLLFTVHDPEPRRPLEVELPLFNDKKEDELEIGSDEELRVS